GGTTCATCCGACGTGGTGGAGCCAGCGCACCGGGGCGCCTGCTGCCGCGTGGCGGAACGGTTCCAGCTCCTCATCCCAGGCCTCGCCGAGTGCCAGAGACAGCTCCTGATAGACGGCGGCGGGTTCGCCCTTACCTGCCTCATAGGCGTAACGGATGCGGTCCTCGGACACCATGATGTTGCCGTGGACATCGGTGACGGCATGGAAGATGCCCAATTCCGGCGTGTGCGACCATCGTGAGCCGTCGCAGCCGGCGCTGGGTTCCTCCGTGACTTCGTAGCGCACATTGGCCCAGCCGCGAAGCGCCGAGGCCAGACGCGCCCCCGTGCCGGCGGGACCGTGCCATACATACTCCGTGCGCATGACATTGGGCGCCGCGGGCTGTGGCGTCCACTGCAAACCCGTGCGCTGGTCCATCACTCCGGCGATGGATGATTCGATATGTGGGCACATGACAGCCGGGGCTGAGTGCACAAACAAGACACCGCGCGTCGATACGACGTTCATTCCATCCTCCATTGCAGTAGGTGCGTCTTCCCCAACGACCTTCAACCGGATGGAACATGTTGTTGCGCGGAGCCGGATGTGCCCGACCCTGGATTGCCAAAAGCCTTATGCGGCCACCATGGCTTGTGGCGGCGGATCGCCGTCAGCCCCATGGTTCCTTCTCATTGTGCCGTAGCGGCGCCGATTGCGCCACCACAGGTCATAAAAGTGTCGCACATGGCCGCTGCGAGTATGCCGCCGGCCCGGCTCAGGCCCTCGGATGCGCCTGCCGGTAGCCGTCGCGGAGGCGCTCGACCGAAACGTGCGTGTACAGCTGCGTGGTCGCCAGCGAGCTGTGGCCCAGGATCTCCTGTACCGCCCGCAGGTCCGCGCCCCCGTCCAGCAGGTGGGTGGCCGCCGAATGCCGCAGCGTGTGCGGCCCGGTGGCGGAAGTGTCGCCCAACGCGCCAAAGACGTGTTCGACGACGGTGCGCACCGTGCGCTGGTCGATCCGGCCTCCGCGCTTGCCCAGGAAGAGCGCAGGGCCGCTGCGTTCCGTGGCCAGCCCCGGCCGGCCGGCCGCCACCCACCGCTCGACGGCGTCCGCCGCCGGCAGCCCGTAGGGGACCACGCGCTCCTTGTTGCCCTTGCCGAGGACGCGGAGGGTCCGCCGTTCCCGGTTGAGGTCGTCGACGTCCGCGCCGGCGAGTTCGCCGACGCGGATGCCCGTGGCGTACAGCAGCTCCACCATGGCATGGTCTCGGAGGGCAACGGCATCTCCGCCCGCCGC
This genomic stretch from Arthrobacter dokdonellae harbors:
- a CDS encoding DUF3145 domain-containing protein, with the translated sequence MNVVSTRGVLFVHSAPAVMCPHIESSIAGVMDQRTGLQWTPQPAAPNVMRTEYVWHGPAGTGARLASALRGWANVRYEVTEEPSAGCDGSRWSHTPELGIFHAVTDVHGNIMVSEDRIRYAYEAGKGEPAAVYQELSLALGEAWDEELEPFRHAAAGAPVRWLHHVG
- a CDS encoding tyrosine recombinase XerC, producing the protein MDHDERTRLPEPLARAADGFERYLVAERGRSAHTVRAYRGDVDSLLIHAVAEGVTSLGGLELALLRRWLGEQSAAGSSRSTLARRAAAARSFTAWALREELVEKDPALRLKAPKQDHALPAVLQQQQIQRLMAALQDAAAGGDAVALRDHAMVELLYATGIRVGELAGADVDDLNRERRTLRVLGKGNKERVVPYGLPAADAVERWVAAGRPGLATERSGPALFLGKRGGRIDQRTVRTVVEHVFGALGDTSATGPHTLRHSAATHLLDGGADLRAVQEILGHSSLATTQLYTHVSVERLRDGYRQAHPRA